A genomic segment from Papilio machaon chromosome 10, ilPapMach1.1, whole genome shotgun sequence encodes:
- the LOC106718032 gene encoding protein cortex yields the protein MIPAWPCVPRQRKYLAPADSILDLPRYGEADFPELLDWGSDNVLVAALGHIYHKWSWKTQDIIQHSTTSNQTMCCKFHPRAEYLALGTTGRRAEIHDNELSKCINNSYCNCDLFLGKDYNCAITAFEWSPTGNSYVMGCSEGRIRSFTIDNRPMAERRIAKVAISLLRISPDARFLAVTSILHDDTYLLCWPSFELYSTLVSPNWTVKALNWHPWRSALLGVGTVTKDIHARIVMWDVPAGKIAEYDLSDKNYYLDTMRFNHKSGELVVSLYNPNVANGNSQLVVLSDHDKAVDHWGEGRKFPDRVRYMIFNPDGTLLASATSDEDLIIWKFLPEDKKRKTKSKSFSAMPVYLDITSIGCSVR from the exons ATGATCCCAGCATGGCCGTGCGTGCCTCGACAGAGGAAATATCTGGCTCCGGCTGACAGCATCCTAGACCTGCCTCGCTACGGTGAGGCTGACT TTCCAGAACTTCTTGATTGGGGCAGCGATAATGTGCTAGTGGCAGCCCTGGGACATATTTACCACAAATGGAGCTGGAAAACTCAGGACATCATACAGCATTCGACAACGTCCAATCAAACGATGTGTTGCAAGTTCCATCCCAGAGCTGAATATCTCGCG CTAGGAACAACTGGCAGACGAGCTGAAATTCACGATAACGAACTTTCGAAATGCATAAACAACAGTTACTGCAactgtgatttatttttagggAAAGACTATAACTGCGCTATAACAGCTTTTGAATGGAGTCCAACAGGAAATTCTTATGTTAT GGGCTGCTCAGAGGGAAGAATAAGATCCTTCACCATCGATAACAGACCCATGGCAGAGAGAAGAATAGCTAAAGTTGCGATATCACTACTTCGAATATCCCCCGACGCTCGATTCCTAGCCGTGACGTCAATCCTTCACGATGATACATACCTTTTATGCTGGCCTTCGTTCGAATTATACTCCACACTAGTGTCTCCTAATTGGActgttaaa GCACTAAACTGGCATCCGTGGCGCAGCGCTCTGTTAGGCGTTGGGACTGTTACCAAAGACATCCACGCACGGATCGTAATGTGGGACGTACCCGCCGGCAAGATCGCAGAGTATGACCTCAGCGACAAAAACTATTACCTCGACACCATGAGATTTAATCATAAAAGTGGAGAACTCGTTGTGAGCTTATACAATCCTAAtg TGGCAAACGGAAATTCACAACTGGTAGTGTTGAGTGACCACGACAAAGCAGTGGACCACTGGGGTGAAGGCAGGAAGTTTCCAGATCGAGTCCGGTATATGATCTTCAATCCTGATGGGACATTGCTAg cttCAGCGACTTCTGATGaggatttaattatttggaaATTTCTTCCGGAAGATAAAAAGAGGAAAACGAAATCCAAAAGTTTCTCAGCAATGCCAGTATATTTGGATATTACGAGTATCGGTTGTTCAGTtagataa